The proteins below come from a single Parageobacillus thermoglucosidasius genomic window:
- the rpsD gene encoding 30S ribosomal protein S4, giving the protein MARYTGPMWKISRRLGISLSGTGKELQKRPYPPGQHGPGQRRKLSEYGLQLQEKQKLRHMYGVNERQFRKTFEEAGKMPGKHGENFMILLESRLDNLVYRLGFARTRRQARQLVTHGHILVDGNRVNIPSYRVKPGQTISVREKSRNLQVIKEALELNNFVPDYLTLDADKLEGTYTRLPERSELPAEINESLIVEFYSR; this is encoded by the coding sequence ATGGCTCGTTATACAGGCCCAATGTGGAAAATTTCTCGCCGCCTAGGGATTTCCTTAAGCGGTACAGGCAAAGAGCTGCAAAAGCGTCCGTATCCGCCGGGTCAGCACGGTCCAGGTCAGCGCAGAAAACTTTCGGAATATGGTCTGCAATTGCAAGAAAAACAAAAACTTCGTCATATGTACGGCGTAAACGAACGCCAATTCCGCAAAACGTTTGAAGAAGCTGGCAAAATGCCTGGTAAACACGGGGAAAACTTCATGATTCTTTTAGAATCCCGTTTAGATAACCTTGTGTACCGTTTAGGCTTTGCGCGCACTCGCCGTCAAGCCCGCCAGCTTGTAACACATGGCCATATTTTAGTTGACGGAAACCGTGTCAATATCCCGTCTTACCGCGTCAAACCTGGCCAAACAATTTCCGTTCGCGAAAAATCTCGCAACCTTCAAGTTATTAAAGAAGCATTGGAATTAAATAATTTCGTGCCAGATTATTTAACATTGGATGCGGATAAACTTGAAGGAACGTATACTCGTTTGCCTGAACGCTCTGAATTGCCTGCTGAAATTAATGAGTCGTTAATCGTTGAGTTCTACTCTCGTTAA
- the tyrS gene encoding tyrosine--tRNA ligase, with protein sequence MDLLQELEWRGLINQVTDKEGLQKLLNEEKVTLYSGFDPTADSLHIGHLLPILTLRRFQLAGHRPIALVGGATGLIGDPSGKKSERTLNPKETVQQWSNRIKEQLARFLDFDAEENPAKIANNYDWIGSLDVISFLRDVGKHFGINYMLAKESVQSRIETGISFTEFSYMILQSLDFLKLYQTEQCRLQIGGSDQWGNITAGLELIRKTEGDAKAFGLTVPLVTKADGTKFGKTEGGAVWLDKEKTSPYEFYQFWINTDDRDVIKYLKYFTFLSKEEIEELEKQLQKAPEQRAAQKALAEEMTKLVHGEDALKQAVRISEALFSGSVSQLTAEEIEQGFKDVPSFEYEGEEVPLVELLVMAKIVPSKRQAREDIANGAIYINGERMQDVNAVITKANRIEGRFTIIRRGKKKYYLIRYK encoded by the coding sequence ATGGATTTGTTGCAGGAACTGGAATGGCGCGGATTGATTAACCAAGTCACCGATAAGGAAGGGCTTCAGAAGCTGCTGAATGAGGAAAAAGTGACGTTATACTCCGGGTTTGACCCGACGGCTGACAGCTTGCACATCGGGCATTTATTGCCGATTTTAACGCTGCGCCGCTTTCAGTTGGCTGGACATCGTCCGATTGCGCTTGTCGGCGGTGCGACCGGGTTAATCGGAGACCCAAGCGGGAAAAAAAGCGAGCGCACCTTAAATCCGAAAGAAACGGTGCAACAGTGGAGCAATCGGATTAAAGAGCAATTGGCAAGATTTTTAGATTTTGACGCGGAAGAAAATCCGGCGAAAATCGCCAACAACTATGACTGGATAGGATCATTAGATGTTATTTCGTTTTTGCGCGATGTTGGAAAACATTTCGGAATCAACTACATGCTCGCAAAGGAATCGGTGCAATCGCGCATTGAGACAGGCATTTCCTTTACGGAATTCAGCTATATGATTTTACAATCATTGGACTTTTTAAAATTGTACCAAACCGAACAATGCCGTTTACAAATCGGCGGCAGCGACCAATGGGGAAATATTACAGCTGGATTGGAGTTAATCCGAAAAACAGAAGGAGATGCAAAAGCGTTCGGATTAACCGTTCCGCTTGTGACAAAAGCGGATGGAACAAAATTCGGGAAAACAGAGGGCGGAGCCGTTTGGCTTGATAAAGAAAAAACGTCGCCATATGAGTTTTACCAATTTTGGATTAACACAGACGACCGCGATGTCATTAAATATTTAAAATACTTTACGTTCTTATCAAAAGAAGAAATTGAAGAGTTGGAAAAACAATTGCAGAAAGCTCCAGAACAGCGGGCAGCGCAAAAAGCGTTAGCGGAAGAAATGACAAAACTTGTTCATGGAGAAGATGCATTGAAACAGGCCGTTCGAATTTCGGAGGCGCTTTTTAGCGGAAGCGTGTCACAATTGACCGCCGAAGAAATTGAACAAGGTTTTAAGGACGTTCCTTCCTTTGAGTATGAAGGGGAGGAAGTTCCGCTAGTGGAACTCCTTGTCATGGCAAAGATCGTGCCATCGAAGCGGCAGGCGCGGGAGGACATTGCCAACGGAGCGATTTACATCAACGGAGAGCGCATGCAAGACGTCAACGCGGTCATCACTAAAGCAAACCGCATCGAAGGGCGCTTTACGATTATCCGCCGCGGAAAGAAAAAATATTATTTAATTCGCTACAAATAA
- a CDS encoding transglycosylase domain-containing protein, translated as MEHAKQTFSLKKAWRYFLITYEVCWNLFLLFLIFALCAVCFGVGLGAGYFASLVKDMPIPSYQEMKKDVYDYEETTHIYFANNVYLGSFRTDLEREEVKLEDISPYVIQAIIATEDEYFYEHYGVVPKAIIRALFQEITNSSTQTGGSTLTQQLVKNQILTNEVSFERKAKEILLALRLEKFLSKKEILEAYLNVVPFGRNSSGRNIAGIQAAAQGVFGVNAKDLNLAQAAFLAGLPQSPFVYTPFTSDGNVKQDLSLALQRMHTVLKRMKQAGYISEKQYQEALQYDIAKHFAPPKPSPFEQYPWLTMEIEKRAKEALAEVLAKKDGYEKQQLWQNASLYERYLAKAEKQLRQNGYHIYTTIDKNIYDRMQKVAANYPYYGNDIIQYVKDQQTGKMVAKREPVEVGAILIENKTGRIISFVGGRNYKRQQLNHATQAYRSNGSTMKPLLVYAPAMEMGVIQPGSIIQDTELHIKVGKRYYTPKNADGKTHGFVSVRRALQYSYNIPAVRTYMQIMNKHPVTYLHKMGITSVTKEEEKHVALAIGGTTKGVTVEENVNAYATFANYGTFIDAYLIEKIVSKDGQVIYQHQSKPVPVFSPQTSYLMIDMMRDVIRHGTASSIPAYLKFQADWAGKTGTGQSNRDSWFVATNPNVTFGVWIGYDIPAPLQSTYKGLSYSKRTQLLWAQLMNAAYDVKPQLIAPKTRFNMPGGIVRRTYCTAPEHAPSDVCKKAGFTSDLYNAKFAPNQ; from the coding sequence ATGGAGCATGCAAAACAAACATTTTCCCTTAAGAAAGCATGGCGTTATTTTCTCATAACATATGAAGTATGCTGGAATCTTTTCCTTCTTTTTCTCATTTTCGCCCTGTGCGCCGTTTGTTTTGGTGTTGGGCTTGGCGCCGGATATTTTGCGTCTTTAGTAAAAGATATGCCGATTCCTTCGTATCAGGAAATGAAAAAAGATGTTTATGACTATGAGGAAACGACCCATATTTATTTCGCCAACAATGTTTATCTTGGAAGTTTTCGCACGGATTTAGAGCGGGAAGAAGTCAAATTAGAAGATATATCCCCTTACGTCATACAAGCGATTATCGCAACAGAAGACGAATACTTTTACGAACATTACGGTGTCGTTCCAAAAGCAATCATCCGGGCCTTGTTTCAAGAAATCACCAACTCGTCAACACAGACAGGCGGCAGCACGCTGACGCAGCAGCTTGTCAAAAATCAAATATTAACTAACGAAGTGTCGTTTGAGCGGAAGGCGAAAGAAATTTTACTCGCGCTTCGCCTCGAAAAGTTTTTGAGCAAAAAGGAAATTTTAGAAGCCTATTTAAATGTCGTGCCGTTCGGCAGAAACTCATCCGGGCGCAACATTGCCGGCATCCAGGCGGCAGCCCAAGGCGTTTTCGGGGTGAATGCGAAAGATTTAAACCTAGCCCAAGCGGCATTTTTAGCCGGCCTTCCGCAAAGCCCTTTCGTTTACACGCCGTTTACAAGTGACGGAAACGTGAAACAAGACTTATCCCTAGCGCTGCAACGCATGCACACGGTGCTAAAGCGCATGAAACAGGCAGGCTATATTTCCGAAAAGCAATATCAGGAAGCATTGCAGTATGATATCGCCAAACATTTCGCTCCGCCAAAGCCATCACCGTTTGAGCAATATCCATGGCTGACGATGGAAATTGAAAAACGCGCGAAAGAAGCGTTAGCCGAAGTTTTAGCCAAAAAAGACGGTTATGAGAAACAGCAGTTATGGCAAAACGCATCTCTTTATGAACGCTATTTGGCAAAGGCAGAAAAACAGCTTCGCCAAAACGGATATCACATTTATACAACGATTGACAAAAATATTTACGACCGCATGCAAAAAGTGGCTGCCAATTATCCATATTACGGAAATGACATCATTCAATACGTCAAAGACCAGCAGACAGGCAAAATGGTGGCAAAGCGGGAACCTGTCGAAGTCGGCGCTATCCTCATTGAAAACAAAACAGGGAGAATCATCAGCTTTGTCGGGGGAAGAAACTACAAGCGGCAGCAGCTCAATCATGCGACACAAGCATATCGGTCAAACGGCTCAACAATGAAACCGCTGCTCGTATATGCGCCAGCCATGGAAATGGGCGTTATCCAGCCCGGTTCCATTATCCAAGACACAGAATTGCACATCAAGGTAGGCAAACGATATTACACGCCAAAAAATGCGGACGGAAAAACACATGGTTTCGTGTCTGTCCGCCGCGCCTTGCAATATTCTTACAACATTCCGGCCGTGCGCACATACATGCAAATCATGAACAAACATCCAGTAACATATTTGCACAAGATGGGAATCACCAGTGTCACAAAGGAAGAAGAAAAACACGTTGCCTTGGCAATCGGCGGAACAACGAAAGGAGTAACCGTCGAAGAAAATGTTAACGCCTATGCAACGTTTGCCAATTATGGAACATTTATTGATGCGTATTTAATTGAAAAAATCGTATCAAAAGATGGCCAAGTCATTTACCAGCATCAAAGCAAACCGGTTCCCGTCTTTTCACCACAAACATCATATTTAATGATTGATATGATGAGAGATGTTATCCGGCATGGCACGGCGTCCTCTATTCCAGCTTATTTAAAATTCCAGGCAGATTGGGCCGGAAAAACGGGAACGGGGCAAAGTAATAGAGATTCATGGTTTGTTGCGACAAATCCGAATGTTACATTTGGCGTTTGGATAGGATATGATATTCCTGCACCGTTGCAGTCAACCTATAAAGGGTTATCCTACAGCAAACGCACCCAGCTGTTATGGGCGCAATTAATGAATGCAGCTTATGATGTAAAGCCGCAGCTCATCGCCCCAAAAACGCGGTTCAACATGCCAGGAGGCATCGTCCGGCGCACATATTGTACTGCCCCAGAGCATGCACCATCTGATGTATGCAAAAAAGCTGGATTCACTTCTGACCTGTATAATGCAAAATTTGCGCCAAACCAGTAA
- the acsA gene encoding acetate--CoA ligase: MKTEVLPVVQGDYNLKNYEEVYKNFDWKEVEKEFSWFETGRVNMAYEAIDRHVETFRKNKVALYYRDASRNEKYTFKEMKELSNKVANVLKEVAEIEKGDRVFVFMPRSPELYFAVLGIIKTGAIAGPLFEAFMEGAVRDRLEDSGAKAIVTTPELLPRVPVNDLPALKYVFLVGDNIVEEGPYIDLKKRMNEASKHFDIEWVDRQDGLILHYTSGSTGKPKGVLHVHNAMIQHYQTAKWVLDLKEDDIYWCTADPGWVTGTSYGIFGPWLCGASNVIIGGRFSPDTWYQAIQDFGVTVWYSAPTAFRMLMGAGDEIVKKYDLSSLRHILSVGEPLNPEVIRWGMKVFQRRIHDTWWMTETGAHLICNYPCMEIKPGSMGRPFPGVKAAIIDDQGNELPPYRMGNLAIKKGWPSMMKTIWNNPQKYESYFIGDWYVSGDSAYMDEDGYFWFQGRVDDVINTSGERVGPFEVESKLVEHPAVAEAGVIGKPDPVRGEIIKAFISLREGYEPSEELKEDIRQFVKKGLAAHAAPREIEFRDKLPKTRSGKIMRRVLKAWELNLPTGDLSTMED; the protein is encoded by the coding sequence ATGAAAACAGAAGTGCTACCGGTCGTACAAGGGGATTATAACTTAAAAAATTATGAAGAGGTATATAAAAATTTTGACTGGAAGGAAGTAGAAAAGGAATTTTCCTGGTTTGAAACAGGACGGGTCAATATGGCATATGAGGCGATTGACCGCCATGTGGAAACGTTCCGAAAAAATAAAGTGGCGCTTTATTACCGCGATGCGTCGAGAAATGAAAAGTATACGTTTAAAGAAATGAAAGAATTGTCCAACAAAGTGGCAAACGTATTGAAAGAAGTAGCAGAGATCGAAAAAGGGGACCGTGTATTTGTTTTTATGCCGCGTTCGCCGGAGCTGTATTTTGCGGTATTAGGAATCATTAAAACAGGCGCGATTGCCGGGCCGCTGTTTGAGGCGTTTATGGAAGGCGCGGTGCGTGACCGCTTGGAGGATAGCGGGGCGAAGGCGATCGTAACGACTCCGGAACTTTTGCCGCGGGTGCCAGTAAACGATCTGCCTGCGCTGAAGTATGTTTTTCTTGTCGGGGACAACATTGTTGAAGAAGGTCCGTATATTGATTTAAAGAAACGAATGAATGAAGCAAGCAAGCATTTCGATATTGAATGGGTCGATCGCCAGGACGGGCTTATTTTGCACTATACATCCGGTTCCACTGGAAAGCCAAAAGGGGTTTTACATGTTCACAATGCAATGATTCAGCACTATCAAACGGCAAAATGGGTGCTTGATTTAAAAGAAGATGATATTTATTGGTGCACCGCTGACCCGGGATGGGTGACAGGAACGTCATATGGCATTTTCGGACCGTGGTTGTGCGGAGCGTCCAACGTCATTATTGGGGGACGTTTCAGCCCGGATACGTGGTATCAAGCGATTCAAGATTTTGGCGTGACGGTGTGGTATAGCGCGCCAACGGCGTTTCGCATGTTGATGGGCGCCGGAGACGAAATTGTGAAAAAATACGATTTAAGTTCGCTCCGTCATATTCTTAGCGTTGGAGAACCGTTGAATCCAGAAGTGATTCGCTGGGGAATGAAAGTGTTCCAGCGCCGCATTCATGACACATGGTGGATGACGGAAACAGGTGCTCATCTCATTTGTAACTATCCTTGCATGGAAATCAAGCCAGGCTCGATGGGAAGGCCGTTTCCTGGCGTTAAAGCAGCCATCATTGATGATCAAGGAAATGAACTGCCGCCATACCGGATGGGGAACTTGGCGATCAAAAAAGGCTGGCCGTCGATGATGAAAACGATTTGGAACAATCCGCAAAAATATGAATCGTATTTCATCGGCGATTGGTACGTTTCCGGCGACTCCGCTTATATGGACGAAGACGGATATTTCTGGTTCCAGGGCCGTGTTGATGACGTTATTAATACGTCCGGAGAACGCGTCGGTCCGTTTGAAGTCGAGAGCAAGCTGGTTGAACATCCGGCGGTCGCGGAAGCAGGCGTCATCGGCAAACCGGATCCGGTGCGCGGGGAAATTATTAAAGCATTTATTTCGCTTCGGGAAGGATATGAACCGTCAGAGGAGCTGAAAGAAGACATCCGCCAGTTTGTCAAAAAAGGATTGGCGGCACATGCAGCGCCGCGGGAAATTGAATTCCGCGACAAACTTCCAAAAACGCGAAGCGGAAAGATCATGCGCCGCGTCCTAAAAGCGTGGGAACTCAATTTGCCAACGGGGGATTTGTCGACAATGGAAGATTAA
- a CDS encoding GNAT family N-acetyltransferase yields MEHKKTYNAKELKTPKGTLIIEGPVPAEKLASYEFHHDLTSFRQPPQQHQALIEIAKLPEGRIIIARHHQTIVGYVTFLYPDPLERWSEGNMENLIELGAIEVIPEFRGYGVGKNLLIVSMMDDAMEDYIIITTEYYWHWDLKGTGLNVWEYRKVMEKMMNAGGLVWYATDDPEICSHPANCLMVRIGKRVDQESIQKFDRLRFMNRHMY; encoded by the coding sequence ATGGAACATAAAAAGACATATAATGCAAAAGAATTAAAGACCCCGAAGGGAACGCTGATTATTGAAGGCCCGGTACCCGCAGAAAAACTAGCAAGCTACGAATTTCACCACGATTTGACATCATTCCGCCAGCCACCGCAGCAGCATCAAGCGCTCATTGAGATCGCTAAACTCCCGGAAGGAAGAATCATCATCGCCCGCCATCATCAAACAATCGTCGGTTATGTTACATTTCTTTACCCTGATCCGCTGGAACGATGGTCGGAAGGAAATATGGAAAATTTAATTGAATTGGGTGCGATTGAAGTCATTCCGGAGTTTCGCGGCTATGGCGTGGGAAAAAACTTGCTGATTGTATCCATGATGGATGATGCGATGGAAGATTACATTATTATTACGACAGAATATTACTGGCATTGGGATTTAAAAGGAACAGGATTAAACGTATGGGAGTACAGAAAAGTAATGGAAAAAATGATGAACGCTGGCGGGCTTGTTTGGTATGCAACAGATGATCCCGAAATTTGCTCTCATCCAGCTAACTGCCTGATGGTCCGCATCGGGAAACGGGTCGATCAAGAATCCATCCAAAAATTTGACCGCCTTCGCTTCATGAACCGGCACATGTATTAA
- a CDS encoding acetoin utilization AcuB family protein, translating to MLVEQIMKTPVITLQPTNTIAEAIQLVRQRRIRHIPIVDGDDHVVGIVTDRDIRDASPSIFHFHEHLEDLQKPISTIMKTEVIVGHPLDFVEEVAALFYEHKISCLPIVKDRKLVGIVTETDLLYTLIQLTGAHQPGTQIEIKVLNESGMLSKAAAIIAKRNTNISSVLLYPAEEKNYQILVFRVQTMNPIGIINDLKNAGYTVLWPNLPGVSS from the coding sequence ATGCTCGTCGAGCAAATCATGAAAACACCCGTCATTACGCTGCAACCAACAAACACGATTGCCGAAGCAATCCAGTTAGTGAGGCAACGCCGCATTCGCCATATTCCGATTGTGGATGGCGACGATCATGTCGTCGGCATTGTGACCGATCGTGATATCCGTGATGCAAGCCCTTCCATCTTCCATTTTCATGAACATCTCGAAGATTTGCAAAAACCAATCAGCACGATTATGAAGACAGAGGTCATCGTCGGGCATCCGCTTGATTTCGTTGAAGAAGTGGCAGCACTGTTTTATGAACATAAAATTAGCTGTTTGCCTATTGTTAAAGATCGCAAACTTGTCGGCATCGTAACAGAGACAGATTTATTATATACGCTTATCCAGCTGACTGGTGCGCATCAGCCAGGCACGCAAATCGAAATAAAAGTTCTAAATGAAAGCGGGATGCTAAGCAAAGCAGCCGCGATTATCGCCAAAAGAAATACGAATATTTCCAGCGTTCTTTTATATCCGGCTGAAGAGAAAAATTACCAAATTCTTGTATTTCGCGTGCAAACAATGAATCCGATCGGAATCATCAATGATTTAAAAAATGCCGGCTATACCGTGTTATGGCCGAATTTGCCGGGGGTTTCGTCATGA
- a CDS encoding acetoin utilization protein AcuC yields MKKDCVFIYSEDFLRYKFHDAHPFNQLRVKLTYDLLRAMNALEDEQIIEPRIATDEELALIHDQTYIEAVKAAGKGQLPEHTALNYGLGTEDTPIFPNMHEASALLVGSTLTAVDYVLSGKAKHALSLGGGLHHGFRGKASGFCVYNDSAVAIKYIQEKYGLRVLYVDTDAHHGDGVQWAFYDDPNVCTFSIHETGRYLFPGTGNINERGHGAGYGYSFNIPVDAFTEDESWLDAYTQALREIADFFRPDVILTQNGADAHYYDPLTHLSLTMKTYREIPKLAHQIAHEYCDGRWIAVGGGGYDIWRVVPRAWAFIWLEMTEQSNVSGKLPESWLKKWQSLSPIPLPQEWDDPESLYPPIPRKAEITEKNAQTVEKALYLIRSQRQQTNGYQSNHF; encoded by the coding sequence ATGAAAAAAGATTGCGTATTTATTTACAGCGAAGATTTCCTCCGATATAAATTTCATGACGCGCACCCGTTTAACCAGCTGCGTGTCAAGCTGACATACGACTTATTGCGCGCAATGAACGCACTGGAAGATGAGCAGATCATCGAACCAAGAATCGCGACGGACGAGGAACTCGCCTTGATTCATGATCAAACATATATTGAAGCGGTCAAAGCGGCCGGAAAAGGGCAGCTGCCTGAGCATACCGCCTTAAACTACGGGCTGGGAACGGAAGATACGCCAATTTTCCCAAATATGCATGAAGCAAGCGCATTGTTGGTGGGAAGCACATTAACCGCTGTCGATTATGTGCTATCCGGAAAAGCAAAGCATGCGCTAAGTTTGGGCGGCGGGCTTCACCACGGCTTCCGCGGCAAAGCATCCGGATTTTGCGTTTACAATGATAGCGCTGTCGCCATTAAATACATTCAAGAAAAATACGGGCTTCGCGTTCTTTATGTTGACACGGATGCCCATCACGGAGACGGCGTCCAATGGGCATTTTATGATGATCCTAACGTATGCACTTTTTCCATTCACGAAACAGGCCGCTATCTGTTCCCGGGAACAGGAAACATTAACGAGCGCGGGCACGGAGCGGGATACGGCTATTCCTTTAACATTCCTGTCGATGCGTTTACAGAAGATGAATCCTGGCTTGACGCTTATACGCAAGCACTTCGGGAAATCGCTGACTTTTTCCGCCCTGATGTGATCTTGACGCAAAACGGGGCGGACGCCCACTATTACGACCCGCTTACCCATTTGTCGTTAACAATGAAAACATACCGGGAAATTCCAAAGCTTGCACATCAAATTGCCCACGAATATTGCGACGGGCGTTGGATCGCGGTCGGCGGCGGCGGTTATGATATTTGGCGCGTCGTCCCACGGGCATGGGCGTTTATTTGGTTGGAAATGACAGAACAATCAAATGTTTCTGGCAAATTACCAGAATCATGGCTCAAAAAATGGCAATCTCTCTCCCCTATCCCGCTCCCGCAAGAATGGGACGATCCGGAATCGCTATATCCGCCGATTCCGCGCAAAGCGGAAATTACCGAAAAAAATGCGCAAACCGTCGAAAAAGCGTTATATTTAATTCGCAGCCAACGGCAACAAACAAACGGATACCAGTCCAACCATTTCTAA
- the ccpA gene encoding catabolite control protein A, which produces MNVTIYDVAREANVSMATVSRVVNGNPNVKPSTRKKVLEAIERLGYRPNAVARGLASKKTTTVGVIIPDISSIFFAELARGIEDIATMYKYNIILSNSDQNKEKELHLLNTMLAKQVDGILFMGGNITEEHVNEFQKSPVPIVLAATIEPNNTIPSVNIDYEQAAFEAVAYLLEKGNKRVAYVTGLKDDPINQKKLAGYRRALETHGLTYDEELVIEGDNSYDSGIEAYEKIAELAEKPTAIFAGTDEMALGVIHSAQDHGVRIPDQLEVIGFDNTRLATMVRPRLTTVMQPMYDIGAVAMRLLTKYMNKENVENHIVVLPHRIEYRESTK; this is translated from the coding sequence ATGAATGTAACCATTTACGATGTGGCGCGAGAGGCAAACGTGTCGATGGCAACTGTCTCTCGTGTCGTGAACGGAAACCCAAATGTGAAGCCATCAACAAGAAAAAAGGTGCTGGAAGCGATTGAACGCCTTGGTTACCGGCCAAATGCGGTGGCACGGGGACTTGCTAGCAAAAAAACAACGACTGTCGGAGTGATTATTCCTGATATTTCTAGCATCTTTTTTGCAGAATTGGCGCGCGGAATCGAAGATATTGCGACGATGTACAAGTACAATATCATTTTAAGCAACTCTGACCAAAATAAAGAAAAAGAGTTGCATTTGCTCAATACGATGCTTGCGAAACAAGTGGACGGCATTTTGTTTATGGGCGGGAACATTACTGAAGAGCATGTCAACGAGTTTCAAAAATCCCCTGTGCCAATCGTATTGGCGGCAACGATTGAACCGAATAACACCATTCCGTCGGTGAACATCGATTACGAACAAGCAGCATTTGAAGCGGTTGCCTATCTTTTGGAAAAAGGAAATAAGCGGGTTGCGTACGTGACCGGGTTAAAGGATGACCCGATCAACCAAAAGAAACTGGCAGGATATCGCCGCGCTTTAGAAACGCACGGATTAACGTATGATGAAGAGCTTGTCATCGAAGGAGACAATTCGTACGATTCTGGTATTGAGGCATATGAAAAAATAGCGGAGTTAGCGGAAAAGCCAACCGCCATTTTTGCCGGAACGGACGAGATGGCGCTTGGTGTGATCCATAGCGCGCAAGACCATGGCGTTCGCATTCCTGACCAATTAGAAGTGATCGGCTTTGACAATACGCGGCTTGCAACGATGGTTCGCCCTCGTTTAACGACCGTGATGCAGCCGATGTATGATATCGGTGCGGTTGCGATGCGTTTATTGACCAAGTATATGAATAAAGAAAATGTGGAAAACCATATTGTCGTTTTGCCGCATCGCATTGAATATCGCGAATCAACGAAATAA
- a CDS encoding bifunctional 3-deoxy-7-phosphoheptulonate synthase/chorismate mutase, which produces MSNERLDELRAKVDEINLQILKLINERGRLVQEIGKIKEAQGTHRYDPVRERKMLDLISEYNDGPFETSTLQHIFKEIFKAGLELQEDDHRKALLVSRKKHPENTIVDVKGEKIGDGKQYFVMGPCAVESYEQVAAVAAAVKKQGLKLLRGGAYKPRTSPYDFQGLGVEGLKILKRIADEFDLAVISEIVTPADIEVALDYIDVIQIGARNMQNFELLKAAGQVNKPILLKRGLAATIEEFINAAEYIMSQGNGQIILCERGIRTYERATRNTLDISAVPILKKETHLPVLVDVTHSTGRRDLLIPCAKAALAIGADGVMAEVHPDPAVALSDSAQQMDIEQFNEFMEEVRSFQRQMVKA; this is translated from the coding sequence ATGAGCAACGAGAGATTAGATGAGCTGCGAGCAAAGGTGGATGAGATTAACTTACAAATTTTAAAATTAATTAATGAACGAGGACGCCTTGTTCAAGAAATAGGAAAGATCAAGGAAGCGCAAGGAACGCACCGTTACGATCCTGTACGTGAGCGAAAAATGCTTGATTTGATTTCCGAGTACAACGACGGACCGTTTGAAACGTCCACGTTGCAACATATTTTCAAAGAAATTTTTAAAGCCGGCCTTGAACTGCAAGAAGATGATCACCGTAAAGCATTGCTTGTATCACGGAAAAAACATCCGGAAAATACGATTGTCGATGTGAAAGGGGAAAAAATTGGCGACGGCAAGCAATATTTTGTTATGGGGCCATGCGCGGTGGAAAGCTATGAACAAGTCGCAGCAGTGGCGGCAGCTGTCAAAAAGCAAGGGTTAAAGCTGCTTCGTGGCGGTGCGTACAAGCCGAGAACATCGCCGTACGATTTCCAAGGATTAGGGGTTGAAGGGTTAAAAATTTTAAAACGAATTGCCGATGAGTTTGATTTGGCGGTAATCAGCGAAATTGTCACCCCTGCGGATATTGAAGTAGCGCTAGACTATATTGATGTGATTCAAATTGGCGCGCGCAACATGCAAAACTTTGAACTTTTAAAAGCGGCGGGCCAAGTGAACAAGCCGATTTTGCTTAAACGCGGGCTGGCGGCAACGATCGAAGAATTTATTAACGCAGCAGAATACATTATGTCGCAAGGAAACGGTCAAATTATTCTTTGTGAACGCGGCATTCGCACGTATGAGCGCGCGACAAGAAATACGCTCGATATTTCTGCAGTACCAATCTTAAAGAAAGAAACGCACTTGCCTGTGCTTGTGGACGTCACTCACTCAACAGGGCGCCGCGATTTATTGATTCCTTGCGCGAAAGCAGCGTTGGCGATCGGTGCGGATGGAGTTATGGCGGAAGTGCATCCAGATCCAGCGGTGGCGTTGTCAGATTCAGCGCAGCAAATGGATATTGAGCAATTCAATGAGTTTATGGAGGAAGTAAGATCGTTCCAGCGGCAAATGGTAAAAGCGTAA